The Metabacillus litoralis genome contains a region encoding:
- a CDS encoding aldo/keto reductase codes for MDFVTLNNGLKMPQLGYGVWQVADDQATAAVANALEVGYRSIDTAMIYKNEAGVGKAIKDSPIPREELFITTKVWNSDQGYDNTLRAFDESLERLGLDYVDLYLIHWPTPQFDQYVDTYKALEKLYHEGRVKAIGVCNFEIEHLQRLLDECEVVPVLNQIECHPYLAQNEIKEFCAKHNIFVEAWSPLEQGGDVLKDEVIVKIAESHSKTPAQVVLRWHLQNNSIVIPKSVTPSRIEENFNVFDFELTSDEMNSIHELNKNRRKGKHPNEMHIR; via the coding sequence ATGGATTTCGTTACATTAAATAATGGATTAAAAATGCCACAGCTAGGATACGGTGTTTGGCAGGTTGCAGATGATCAAGCAACAGCTGCTGTAGCAAATGCTCTTGAAGTTGGTTATAGATCGATCGACACAGCCATGATTTACAAGAATGAAGCTGGTGTTGGAAAAGCAATTAAAGATTCACCTATCCCACGCGAAGAATTGTTTATCACAACAAAGGTTTGGAATAGTGATCAAGGGTACGACAATACTTTACGTGCTTTTGATGAAAGTTTAGAGAGATTGGGCCTTGATTATGTAGACCTTTATTTAATTCATTGGCCAACTCCGCAATTTGATCAGTATGTTGATACATATAAAGCATTAGAAAAGCTTTACCATGAGGGTCGAGTAAAGGCTATTGGTGTATGTAATTTTGAAATTGAACACTTACAGCGTCTACTAGATGAATGTGAAGTTGTGCCAGTTTTAAATCAAATCGAGTGTCATCCATACCTTGCTCAAAATGAGATAAAAGAATTTTGTGCAAAACATAATATTTTTGTAGAAGCTTGGAGTCCACTTGAACAGGGTGGAGATGTGTTAAAAGATGAAGTAATAGTTAAAATTGCTGAATCTCACAGTAAAACTCCAGCACAAGTTGTTTTACGTTGGCATTTACAAAATAATTCAATTGTTATTCCTAAATCAGTTACACCATCAAGAATTGAAGAAAACTTCAACGTGTTTGATTTTGAACTTACATCAGACGAAATGAATTCAATTCATGAACTGAACAAAAACCGTCGTAAAGGTAAGCATCCAAACGAGATGCATATTCGATAA
- a CDS encoding amidohydrolase has translation MERENLELVIELRHELHKHPELSNHEVWTKQHLISFLKSYTNLEVVDKGKWFYAIYRVGHDRENIAFRADFDALPIEETIVIPHASQAPAVSHKCGHDGHSASLAGLALEIDQKGADKNIFFLFQHAEETGDGAVECVSFIKENNIQEIYAYHNMSGMAHNTVNVINGTAHCASKGMTIFMEGTPAHASQPEDGINPAFAMAKIIDTIDVFTSVEHNKGMVLCTVVHVNIGEKAFGVSASKGELLLTIRALYEEDLDKLQHNLEELTLSLAKQYGLKASFSYNDVFPETVNHKESSDKIRVACKNKGINLIEMKQAFRASEDFGHYLKETKGAIFYIGNGEEYPPIHTVEYDFRDDVIETAVELFKGLIEIS, from the coding sequence ATGGAGAGAGAAAATCTAGAATTAGTTATAGAGTTACGTCATGAATTACATAAACATCCAGAGCTTTCTAACCATGAAGTATGGACAAAACAACATTTGATTTCGTTTCTAAAAAGTTATACAAATCTTGAAGTCGTTGACAAAGGAAAGTGGTTTTACGCAATATACCGAGTAGGACATGATCGAGAAAACATTGCATTTCGAGCAGACTTTGACGCACTTCCAATCGAAGAAACGATTGTCATTCCGCATGCCTCACAGGCACCCGCTGTATCTCACAAATGTGGTCATGACGGTCATTCAGCATCTTTAGCTGGATTAGCTCTTGAAATAGATCAAAAAGGAGCAGACAAAAATATCTTTTTCCTATTTCAACACGCTGAGGAAACTGGAGATGGAGCGGTAGAATGTGTTTCTTTTATAAAGGAGAACAACATCCAAGAGATCTATGCTTACCACAATATGAGTGGAATGGCTCATAATACGGTGAATGTTATAAACGGAACGGCTCACTGTGCGTCTAAAGGCATGACAATTTTTATGGAAGGAACTCCGGCACATGCTAGTCAGCCTGAAGATGGGATTAATCCTGCCTTTGCTATGGCAAAAATCATTGATACAATCGATGTCTTTACATCTGTCGAGCATAATAAAGGTATGGTTCTCTGTACTGTGGTGCATGTTAATATCGGTGAAAAGGCATTCGGGGTATCAGCAAGCAAAGGTGAGCTGCTTTTGACGATTCGTGCTCTGTATGAAGAAGACTTGGATAAACTGCAGCATAATCTTGAAGAACTAACATTATCGCTTGCAAAGCAATATGGACTAAAGGCGAGTTTTTCCTATAACGATGTTTTTCCTGAGACGGTTAATCATAAGGAGAGCTCAGATAAAATACGCGTTGCTTGTAAAAACAAAGGGATTAATCTTATTGAAATGAAGCAGGCGTTTCGTGCTTCTGAGGATTTCGGTCATTACTTAAAGGAAACGAAAGGGGCTATTTTCTATATCGGAAATGGCGAAGAATATCCACCTATTCATACTGTTGAATATGATTTCAGAGACGACGTGATAGAAACGGCGGTCGAGCTGTTTAAGGGATTAATTGAAATAAGTTAA
- a CDS encoding NAD(P)-dependent alcohol dehydrogenase, which yields MKAIVQYKYGSPEVLNLEEVDKPALNDHQVLVKIHAASVNFGNLVLLKGKPYITRLFYGVLKPKHPIPGGDIAGCVEAVGSKVTQFKPGDEVFGDLSSSGWGAFAEYVSAPESSLERKPVNMSFEEAAAVPMAAVTALQGLRDKGKINSGQKVLIYGASGGVGTFAVQIAKAFGAEVTGVCSTRNIDILRTIGADYIIDYKIEGIDKYREYFDLIIGVNGHQPLSVYKRALKRHGIFVHVGGAESQLYQTVLQGGWISFTEKKKMNVFLQRANQKDLIFIKDLIESGKVKAVIDQQFELSEVPQALTYFAEGHAQGKVIITM from the coding sequence ATGAAAGCAATTGTTCAGTACAAATACGGTTCACCAGAGGTTTTAAACCTAGAAGAAGTTGATAAACCCGCCCTTAATGACCATCAAGTTCTGGTGAAAATACATGCAGCTTCCGTAAATTTTGGGAATCTTGTCCTATTAAAAGGAAAACCGTATATCACTCGACTTTTTTATGGAGTATTAAAGCCCAAGCATCCAATTCCAGGTGGTGACATCGCAGGTTGTGTTGAAGCTGTGGGTTCAAAAGTAACTCAGTTTAAACCAGGAGATGAGGTATTTGGGGATTTATCCTCCTCTGGATGGGGAGCATTTGCCGAATATGTTTCAGCTCCGGAAAGCTCATTAGAACGAAAACCTGTAAATATGAGTTTTGAAGAAGCAGCTGCAGTTCCAATGGCAGCAGTAACTGCCCTGCAGGGATTGAGAGATAAAGGGAAAATAAATTCAGGGCAAAAGGTATTAATATATGGAGCCTCTGGTGGTGTAGGAACGTTTGCTGTGCAAATTGCTAAAGCATTTGGTGCTGAGGTAACGGGTGTGTGCAGTACGAGAAATATAGATATATTACGAACTATAGGTGCTGACTACATAATCGATTATAAAATAGAAGGTATTGATAAATACAGGGAGTATTTTGATCTGATCATCGGGGTAAACGGACATCAACCATTATCTGTTTATAAGCGAGCATTAAAACGTCATGGTATCTTTGTTCACGTTGGTGGGGCTGAATCTCAACTGTATCAAACAGTTTTACAGGGAGGCTGGATATCATTTACAGAAAAAAAGAAAATGAATGTTTTTTTGCAAAGAGCTAATCAAAAAGATCTGATATTTATAAAGGATTTAATAGAATCTGGTAAGGTAAAAGCAGTGATTGATCAGCAATTTGAATTAAGTGAAGTACCACAGGCCTTAACCTATTTTGCCGAAGGACACGCTCAGGGAAAAGTTATTATAACCATGTAA
- the ilvD gene encoding dihydroxy-acid dehydratase, with translation MMDLRSNMIKKGFDRAPHRSLLRAAGVKEEDFDKPFIAVCNSYIDIVPGHVHLQEFGKIVKEAIREAGGVPFEFNTIGVDDGIAMGHIGMRYSLPSREIIADSIETVVSAHWFDGMVCIPNCDKITPGMMMAALRLNIPTVFVSGGPMKAGVTSDGKKISLSSVFEGVGAYQSGKLDEKGLTELEQFGCPTCGSCSGMFTANSMNCLAEALGLALPGNGTILAVAPERREFVKRSAKQLMNLIKDDIKPRDIVTEKAIDNAFALDMALGGSTNTVLHTLALAHEAEIEYPIQRINEVAARVPHLSKLAPASDHHIEDLHEAGGVSAALYELSKKEGALHLDTLTVTGKTLGENIAGCEIKDHEVIRPIDNPHTEKGGLAVLFGNLAPDGAIIKTGGVQNGITSHEGPAIVFESQEEAINGIVNGKVKEGHVVIIRYEGPKGGPGMPEMLSPTSMIVGMGLGPKVALVTDGRFSGASRGLSIGHASPEAAEGGPLAFVENGDHIVIDIENRTMDVQVDDEEWEKRKGNWKGFEPKVKKGYLARYSKLVTSASTGGIMKI, from the coding sequence ATGATGGATTTACGTAGTAATATGATTAAAAAAGGATTTGATCGTGCACCGCATCGTAGCTTACTTCGTGCGGCAGGTGTAAAAGAAGAGGATTTTGATAAACCGTTTATCGCGGTTTGTAATTCATATATTGATATTGTACCTGGACACGTACATTTACAAGAATTCGGTAAAATTGTAAAAGAAGCAATACGTGAAGCGGGTGGAGTACCATTTGAGTTTAATACAATCGGTGTAGATGATGGAATTGCAATGGGACATATTGGAATGCGCTATTCCTTACCAAGCCGTGAAATTATTGCAGATTCTATTGAAACTGTTGTTTCAGCACACTGGTTCGATGGAATGGTTTGTATTCCAAACTGTGACAAAATCACACCAGGGATGATGATGGCAGCATTACGTCTTAATATCCCTACAGTATTTGTAAGTGGTGGCCCTATGAAGGCTGGTGTGACAAGTGATGGGAAAAAAATCTCACTTTCTTCTGTATTTGAAGGAGTAGGTGCCTATCAATCTGGTAAACTAGATGAAAAAGGTTTAACAGAGCTTGAGCAATTTGGCTGCCCAACATGCGGTTCTTGTTCAGGTATGTTTACAGCGAACTCCATGAACTGTTTAGCTGAAGCACTTGGATTAGCTCTTCCTGGTAACGGAACGATTTTAGCCGTTGCGCCTGAGCGTAGAGAGTTTGTAAAACGTTCTGCAAAACAATTAATGAATCTTATTAAAGACGATATTAAGCCTAGAGATATCGTAACAGAAAAAGCAATTGATAATGCTTTTGCACTTGATATGGCATTAGGTGGATCAACAAACACGGTTCTTCACACGTTAGCTTTAGCACATGAAGCGGAAATTGAATACCCAATTCAACGTATTAATGAAGTGGCAGCACGTGTTCCACATTTATCTAAGCTTGCTCCTGCATCAGATCACCATATTGAGGATTTACATGAAGCTGGTGGTGTATCTGCTGCATTGTATGAGCTTTCTAAGAAAGAAGGAGCTCTTCATCTTGATACTTTAACTGTTACGGGCAAAACCCTTGGGGAAAACATCGCTGGCTGTGAAATAAAAGATCATGAGGTGATCCGTCCTATTGACAATCCACATACTGAAAAAGGTGGACTTGCTGTTTTATTCGGAAACCTTGCTCCAGACGGTGCGATTATTAAAACAGGTGGTGTACAAAACGGAATTACTAGCCATGAAGGACCTGCAATTGTGTTTGAATCACAAGAAGAGGCAATCAATGGAATTGTAAATGGTAAAGTAAAAGAAGGACATGTAGTGATTATTCGTTACGAGGGACCAAAAGGTGGACCTGGTATGCCGGAAATGCTTTCTCCAACATCTATGATTGTTGGAATGGGACTTGGACCAAAAGTTGCACTTGTAACAGATGGTCGTTTCTCAGGAGCTTCTCGTGGATTATCGATCGGACATGCTTCACCTGAAGCGGCAGAAGGCGGTCCACTAGCATTCGTTGAAAATGGTGATCACATCGTAATTGATATTGAAAACCGTACAATGGATGTTCAAGTAGATGATGAAGAATGGGAAAAACGTAAAGGAAACTGGAAAGGCTTTGAACCAAAAGTGAAAAAAGGCTATCTAGCTCGTTATTCCAAACTTGTAACATCTGCTAGTACCGGCGGTATTATGAAAATCTAA
- a CDS encoding multidrug effflux MFS transporter, producing the protein MNNLTGSKRLQLGLLLGSLGLLGPFTIDMYLPSFPTIVEDYHTNASLVQISLTTCLLGLGLGQLVIGPMSDVQGRRKPLLIFIILYLLASLSCAISPNIYIFIASRFIQGFAAAGGLVISRAVVRDLYSGKELTKFFALLMLVGNLGPIVAPIVGGGILAFTNWTGVFFVLACVGFILFLTVSWKLEETLPEEKRVPSNFKQIVKNFGSLLKDRQFAGYALTQGFIIAGIFAYVSGIPFVYQNIYGVTPQQFSFLFGVNGIALIIGSQSVGRLNDMISEKTFLKIGLILSNTAGALLLIALLLKAPIIAVAIPIFFLVASIGIISTTSFALAMDTQGHIAGSASALLGLLPFVLGSLTAPLVGIAGEYNAIPMGIVTFSASFLAFLSYFGLVRKAPVKVQTAK; encoded by the coding sequence ATGAATAATTTAACCGGTTCAAAACGTTTGCAACTGGGGTTGCTTTTAGGTTCTTTGGGGCTATTGGGTCCATTTACGATTGATATGTACTTACCGTCATTTCCTACGATTGTAGAGGATTATCATACAAATGCATCTCTTGTACAAATTAGCTTAACAACATGTTTATTAGGTTTAGGTCTAGGACAATTGGTTATTGGTCCGATGAGTGATGTACAAGGACGACGCAAACCCTTACTTATTTTCATTATTCTTTATTTACTTGCATCATTATCATGTGCAATATCACCAAATATTTATATTTTCATAGCTTCAAGATTTATTCAAGGCTTTGCGGCTGCAGGAGGTCTCGTTATTTCACGAGCGGTTGTCCGGGATCTTTATAGTGGGAAAGAATTAACTAAGTTTTTTGCTCTATTAATGTTAGTAGGTAATCTAGGTCCAATCGTTGCACCGATTGTTGGTGGAGGGATTTTAGCCTTTACAAACTGGACGGGTGTATTTTTTGTTTTAGCATGTGTAGGATTCATTTTATTCTTAACTGTATCATGGAAACTTGAAGAAACATTACCGGAGGAAAAACGTGTTCCAAGTAATTTTAAACAGATTGTCAAAAACTTTGGCTCTCTACTAAAGGATCGCCAATTCGCAGGCTATGCTCTTACACAAGGGTTTATCATCGCCGGTATTTTTGCCTATGTATCTGGTATTCCTTTTGTCTATCAAAATATATATGGCGTCACTCCACAGCAGTTTAGCTTTTTATTTGGAGTTAATGGAATTGCTTTGATCATCGGAAGTCAGTCAGTAGGACGATTAAACGATATGATCTCTGAAAAAACGTTTTTAAAGATTGGATTAATTTTATCTAACACAGCAGGTGCACTTTTACTAATAGCACTGCTTTTAAAAGCGCCAATCATAGCAGTTGCCATTCCTATTTTCTTTTTAGTTGCTTCTATCGGGATTATTTCCACAACATCATTCGCACTAGCAATGGATACACAAGGGCATATAGCAGGTAGTGCTTCAGCGCTTCTTGGACTTTTACCATTTGTCCTTGGTTCGTTAACAGCGCCGTTAGTTGGTATTGCTGGAGAATACAATGCTATTCCAATGGGAATTGTCACTTTTTCTGCAAGCTTTTTAGCTTTCTTATCTTATTTTGGATTAGTTAGAAAAGCACCGGTAAAAGTTCAAACTGCAAAGTAA
- a CDS encoding cupin domain-containing protein produces the protein MYEPYPYYHSGFLTRNDHNYNDQAMSILLDEIKKGASTIDLYMRLAKSATDENHRNDILYALEGKKATTNQLTNLYINLTGTKPLYQIVEIPFLSYEEGLEKAFEAEGSFENRNHSLLNQDPIMQHILWLKTNTQEVNAQIFRNLLKDRANQRKDYGRNPFVVDIEKVTKQNKTFRTAIWTGNKLQVTLMSIDVGDSIGLEIHPNTDQFLRIEEGQGLVQMGDRKDRLDYVRKVSDDFAIMIPAGKWHNLTNTGNKPLKLYSIYAPPEHPFGTVHRTKAEAMAAEENRSF, from the coding sequence ATGTATGAGCCTTATCCTTATTACCACTCTGGATTTTTAACAAGAAATGATCATAACTACAATGATCAGGCAATGTCGATTCTCTTAGATGAAATCAAAAAAGGTGCCTCAACAATTGACCTTTATATGCGGCTGGCAAAATCAGCTACAGATGAAAACCACAGAAATGATATTCTTTATGCGTTAGAAGGAAAAAAAGCAACAACCAATCAACTCACCAATTTGTATATAAACCTTACTGGAACAAAGCCTCTTTATCAAATTGTTGAAATTCCTTTTCTAAGTTACGAGGAAGGATTGGAAAAGGCTTTTGAAGCGGAAGGTTCTTTCGAAAATCGAAATCATTCTTTACTTAATCAAGATCCTATTATGCAGCATATCTTATGGTTGAAAACAAATACTCAGGAAGTAAATGCTCAAATTTTCCGGAATTTACTTAAAGACCGTGCAAATCAGAGAAAAGATTATGGCAGAAACCCGTTTGTCGTTGATATTGAAAAGGTCACAAAACAAAACAAAACATTTCGTACAGCAATATGGACAGGTAACAAACTTCAAGTCACGTTAATGAGTATTGATGTTGGGGATAGCATTGGATTAGAAATTCATCCGAATACTGATCAATTCTTGAGAATTGAAGAAGGTCAAGGACTTGTACAAATGGGTGACAGGAAAGATCGATTGGATTATGTAAGAAAAGTATCTGATGATTTTGCGATTATGATACCAGCCGGAAAATGGCATAATCTCACAAATACGGGAAACAAACCGCTTAAGCTTTACTCGATTTACGCACCACCAGAGCACCCGTTCGGTACAGTGCATAGAACGAAAGCTGAAGCAATGGCAGCTGAAGAAAACAGAAGTTTCTAA
- a CDS encoding TetR/AcrR family transcriptional regulator, with protein sequence MTKNTKDKIFETALDLFSQKGYSAVSIREITRTVGIKESSLYNHFKNKEQILESILTHFRTDFSKTMPPLEALDEILNNSTTDAFFKAGHRNFKTYMENVHAQKMWRVLQVEQFREPMARDIILNDFFQSTIDFLEIVFKKLIEMNRIKPVDPRLLAVEYQYPAFSLLAEYNILKFDGKDTTEVERRLDQHIDFFLDMVKVKQE encoded by the coding sequence ATGACTAAAAACACAAAGGATAAAATATTTGAAACGGCGTTAGATCTTTTTTCACAAAAAGGCTATAGTGCTGTATCAATAAGAGAAATAACAAGAACTGTCGGTATAAAGGAAAGCTCTCTTTATAATCATTTTAAAAATAAGGAGCAAATTCTTGAATCCATCCTTACTCATTTTCGTACAGATTTTTCAAAAACAATGCCTCCTCTTGAAGCATTGGATGAGATTTTAAACAATTCAACTACAGATGCTTTTTTTAAGGCAGGACACAGAAATTTTAAAACATATATGGAAAATGTTCATGCCCAGAAAATGTGGAGAGTTCTACAAGTTGAGCAATTCCGTGAACCAATGGCTCGGGACATCATCCTAAACGATTTCTTTCAATCAACAATTGATTTCCTTGAAATTGTCTTTAAAAAATTGATCGAAATGAATAGGATTAAGCCGGTAGACCCAAGGTTACTTGCAGTTGAATACCAATATCCAGCCTTTTCTCTTCTAGCTGAATATAACATCCTAAAGTTTGATGGTAAGGACACCACTGAAGTAGAAAGACGGTTGGATCAGCATATTGACTTCTTTTTGGACATGGTAAAGGTAAAACAAGAGTAA
- a CDS encoding YdbC family protein: MANIKFDIQQNLGMISEGAKGWKKEFNLISWNGRDPKYDIRDWDEQHEKMGKGVTLSKEEVIQLREILNGIEL; this comes from the coding sequence ATGGCAAATATAAAATTTGACATTCAACAAAATTTAGGTATGATATCCGAAGGTGCGAAAGGGTGGAAGAAGGAATTTAATCTTATTAGCTGGAATGGCCGCGATCCCAAATATGATATACGTGATTGGGATGAACAACACGAAAAAATGGGGAAAGGCGTTACACTTTCTAAAGAAGAAGTCATTCAGCTTAGAGAGATCTTAAATGGAATAGAATTATAG
- a CDS encoding aldolase catalytic domain-containing protein has protein sequence MTTEKHTHIIDCTIRDGGLVNNWDFSVEFVQDLYNGLSEAGVEYMEIGYKNSPKLLKASEPNPWRFLDDKFLKEVIPQKKFTKLSALVDIGRVDPNDVLPREESVLDMIRVACYIREVDKGLELVQMFHDLGYETALNIMALSSVPENQLIEAFDMIKDSPVDVVYIVDSFGSLDPFDIEHQVKKFKSMLPNKQFGIHTHNNMQLAFANTLTAMRNGVSYLDSSVFGMGRAAGNCHTELLVTHVKKSSYELKPVLGVIEKHMVEMRQKWEWGYIIPYMISGALNEHPRVAMAYRDSEDRDKFVEFYDKVTSPEASVAPAKK, from the coding sequence ATGACTACAGAAAAACACACTCATATAATTGACTGTACAATCCGTGATGGTGGACTCGTAAATAATTGGGATTTCAGTGTGGAGTTCGTTCAAGACTTATATAACGGCTTAAGTGAAGCTGGTGTTGAATATATGGAAATTGGCTATAAAAATTCCCCGAAGCTTTTAAAAGCAAGCGAGCCAAATCCGTGGAGATTCCTTGATGACAAATTTTTAAAAGAAGTGATTCCTCAGAAAAAATTCACAAAGCTTTCAGCACTTGTTGATATCGGAAGAGTAGATCCGAATGATGTGTTACCACGAGAAGAAAGTGTATTAGACATGATTCGTGTTGCTTGCTACATTCGTGAAGTGGACAAGGGGTTGGAGCTTGTTCAAATGTTCCATGATTTAGGATATGAAACTGCTCTTAATATTATGGCTTTATCAAGTGTTCCCGAGAATCAATTAATTGAAGCATTTGACATGATCAAAGATAGCCCGGTTGATGTTGTATATATTGTAGATTCTTTTGGTAGCCTAGATCCTTTTGATATCGAACATCAAGTAAAGAAATTTAAGTCTATGCTTCCTAATAAACAGTTTGGTATTCATACTCACAACAATATGCAGCTTGCTTTTGCAAATACTTTAACAGCCATGAGAAATGGAGTAAGCTACCTAGATTCTTCTGTGTTCGGTATGGGACGTGCAGCAGGAAATTGCCATACGGAATTACTTGTAACACATGTTAAAAAATCAAGCTATGAACTAAAACCGGTTCTAGGTGTTATTGAAAAGCACATGGTTGAAATGCGTCAGAAGTGGGAATGGGGCTACATTATCCCTTACATGATATCCGGTGCTCTTAATGAGCATCCACGTGTAGCTATGGCTTATCGTGATAGTGAAGATCGTGATAAATTCGTCGAGTTCTACGACAAAGTAACGTCACCTGAAGCTTCAGTTGCTCCAGCCAAAAAGTAA
- a CDS encoding SET domain-containing protein, whose amino-acid sequence MIEIKTSSLSDGEFNRGVFAKTNIKKGELLHEAPVISYPNDQHQHIEKTLLADYAFEYGINHTAILLGYGMLFNHSYEPNAIYEINFDNHTFDFYAYTDIQAGDEILINYNGDVDDKEPLWFDKE is encoded by the coding sequence ATGATTGAAATAAAAACATCTTCTCTCAGTGATGGAGAATTTAATAGAGGAGTATTTGCTAAAACTAATATCAAAAAAGGTGAGCTTTTACATGAGGCACCTGTCATTTCTTATCCAAATGATCAGCATCAACATATAGAAAAAACATTACTTGCTGATTATGCTTTTGAATATGGTATAAATCACACAGCTATCCTTCTAGGTTATGGAATGCTATTTAACCATTCATATGAACCTAATGCGATTTATGAGATTAATTTCGATAATCATACCTTTGATTTTTATGCTTATACTGATATACAAGCTGGAGATGAGATTTTAATAAACTATAATGGTGATGTTGATGATAAAGAGCCATTGTGGTTTGATAAGGAGTAA
- a CDS encoding cell wall hydrolase, producing MKKLFFLLAFLTTLFVAAPTFAHTVEKGDTMSEIARKNGLSLDQLAKANPQVKNIDLIYVGQQIHTNINKTINTSDKTSVKTLSNKTNNATQVSRGNDRSEKISLSEAEIDLLARIVRAEAQTESFEGKVAVASVVLNRVDSPKFPDTVREVIYQRNQFQPVANGQINRPADEESRKAVFAALSDMRAIAKDALFFYNPDIAESRWLDSRETTVQIGQHVFKK from the coding sequence GTGAAAAAACTATTTTTTTTACTAGCATTCCTGACCACTCTGTTTGTCGCTGCACCTACTTTTGCACATACGGTTGAAAAAGGTGACACGATGTCGGAAATCGCACGTAAGAATGGACTATCATTAGATCAACTAGCAAAAGCAAACCCGCAAGTTAAAAACATTGATTTAATTTATGTTGGCCAACAAATTCATACAAATATTAATAAGACTATTAATACTTCGGATAAGACAAGTGTAAAGACACTTTCAAATAAAACAAATAATGCCACTCAAGTTAGCAGAGGAAATGATCGCTCTGAAAAGATTAGCCTTTCAGAAGCTGAAATAGATTTATTAGCAAGAATTGTACGAGCTGAGGCTCAAACAGAATCGTTTGAAGGTAAAGTAGCAGTTGCTAGTGTTGTGTTAAATCGAGTTGACAGCCCAAAATTCCCTGATACAGTTAGAGAAGTTATCTATCAACGTAATCAATTTCAGCCAGTTGCAAATGGACAGATTAATAGACCAGCAGATGAAGAGTCTAGAAAAGCTGTTTTTGCTGCCCTATCTGATATGAGGGCTATAGCAAAGGATGCCTTATTCTTCTATAATCCGGATATTGCCGAAAGTAGATGGCTTGATTCAAGAGAAACAACAGTACAAATTGGACAACATGTATTTAAAAAGTAA
- a CDS encoding MGMT family protein yields the protein MRPFTKRTILIIKNIPKGKVMTYGQIARLAGSPRAARQVVRILHSMSEKHQLPWHRVVNAKGEIGFKDEEAFYSQKLLLENEGVIFERQIDLVNYQFRPMEEDVGNFL from the coding sequence ATGCGTCCCTTTACCAAAAGAACGATCCTTATTATAAAAAATATACCTAAAGGAAAAGTCATGACATATGGACAAATTGCACGGTTAGCTGGGAGCCCCAGAGCAGCTAGGCAAGTTGTACGGATTCTTCATTCTATGAGCGAAAAACATCAACTTCCTTGGCATCGTGTTGTTAATGCAAAAGGGGAAATTGGTTTTAAGGATGAGGAAGCTTTTTACTCACAAAAGCTACTTCTTGAGAATGAAGGGGTTATTTTTGAAAGGCAAATTGATTTGGTTAACTATCAGTTTCGTCCTATGGAAGAAGATGTTGGTAATTTTCTATAA
- a CDS encoding YnfE family protein, protein MDELKHYVQIIKQNLETLSAPDYEGKDEELMRQQEELEKVEQHFLSEINSSESFDHIVNSAVKCASNEISLDELEDEYNLLTK, encoded by the coding sequence ATGGATGAGCTAAAGCACTATGTTCAAATCATTAAACAAAACCTTGAAACATTGAGTGCTCCAGATTATGAAGGAAAAGATGAGGAATTAATGAGGCAGCAAGAGGAATTAGAAAAAGTTGAACAGCATTTTTTATCAGAAATCAATTCATCTGAAAGCTTTGATCACATTGTAAACTCTGCAGTAAAGTGTGCCTCAAATGAAATATCGTTAGATGAGTTAGAAGATGAATACAATCTATTAACAAAATAA